The following is a genomic window from Candidatus Margulisiibacteriota bacterium.
CTACATTACTCAGGAACCACTTCCCTCCTATAAATGCTACAACAGGTGTATTCGAAGTATTCGCTTCAAAGCCGAACCTTAGCGGTTCATAATTGGGAGCATTGTTTTCCATAACTATACCCAGCGCTACCCCATTTCTGGCTCCACCTAATACCGCCGGACTGAAGGCCATACTTGCTGACCCTACCATTATAACTAATATAGTGAACATTAATATTCTTCTTTTCATTAATTTCTCCTTCTTCAAACCTTGCAGATTTAAGAAATAAATTTTACATCCTAAAAATTATTGATACTACCCGTTAAAGTAACCTTTTTAAGACCTTTTTCCCCCACTGAATAATTCTAAAAAGCCTTTTCATAGGCCTTTTAATATGCGCAAATAAGTCAGCAAATTAACACTTGTACACCTTCTTTTGTTTTTAAAATGTTCTTATACTGAAGCTAAACTGAAATTTAATATAGTTTCAAAGGATGATGAACGACATTGAACAAAACATCTAAAAAATGACTATTTACCTGTTATCAAGGATGATCACATGGTGGTACGTCGTATTTTTAATTATATAGAAAATTACCTGTGTAAACATGATGAGGAAGATATTCTGGATATAGACTTTATAACAAATATAGCTATTTTTCTGGACACTTCTCTGGTCCCGATACATTTCAGAAGGGAGGAGAAAGTTTTGTTTAAAGAAGTGAACCGATTATCAATAACTTCTTCCATGAAATCTCAAATCAAAAATATTATTAAAGAATTGATCCATCATTCGATTATTGAAAAATATCGTAAATATGATACTGTTGCAGGAAAACGTTGATTGTTTTTAGTGGGTAATTGTATTTAATTTTAAAAGTCTTTTTTTAATTTTGTCTGAATAATATATTTCATTGGTATTCGTCATTAAAATACAATCTGCCTCCGGGATTGAATTTATTAGCTTTAAAGCTTTGTCTTTGCCTAAAATAAAAGATTTTGATAACACATCCGCGATCATAGGGTCCGGATGAATTACGGTAATACCGATAATATCGCTTCCGGGGAATCCTGTCCGTGGATTGATCAGGTGACAGTACCTGACGCCTTTTTCAATAAAAAACCGTTGATAATCCCCTGAAGTAGCCGCGGACATATCGGATATTTTCAGTCCGCTCATTACGCCTTCGTTTCTGGGATGTTTTACGCCTATTTTCCATTCTTTGCCTTGATAAAGGCCCAGAGTATATATCTGCCCACCCGCATCGATTAAAGCGGACTTTATGCCTTGTTCACGTAAAACCTTTACTGCCTGTTGTACGGCATAACCCTTGGCAATACCACCGAAATCCACACCTACGCCCGGAATTGTCTTGATAACAATATTACCGCCGACTTTCAAAAAATGATAATTAACCAGCGGTAATCTTTTTTGTATTTCTCTTATATCCGGGACATGTTGAGCCTCTTCACCGTAAAATCCCCAAAGCCTGACCAGCGGCTCAATTGTTATGTCAAAAGCACCATCCATGATTTCGGAGTACTTTATTGCAACCCTTACAACATTCGCTATCTCCGCATCGTCAATGGGTATATTCCTTTCGTTAAACGCGGATATAGCATTCAAACTGTTCCCTATACTGAATTTTTGGTCTACCTCTCGCATCCTGGCAAATGCTTTATCAATAGCCGCAATGCTTTCCGGGCCACCGGGTACTGTTATCGTACAGTATGTGTCCATAAGTATTTGGGTTTTTTTCTGTAATTCAGGGTTTGTTATCGTTCTAAGATACAGAGCAAGCAAAAATAATAAAATTAGAGTTAAGCATATTATAACAATATTTTTTTTCATAAATAATCTGTATCAGATTAAAAGTAAACATAGTAAAAGTCAATGCCCACTAACTGCAAAACAAGGATGATTCTGTTAAAGTTTTGGTCCTTATGGTTAAATATCTATGATGCAAAACAACAAAAACTTTTTTTATAATATATCCTTTAGCGATCTGGTTCTCGCAGCGCTGATCGTTTTCATAGCGCTTTATCTTCTGACCGGGCAGATAACATTATTTGGTACACATCATAAAACTGTACGTATTTATGAACAAGGGAAATTAATAAAGGAAACCGATCTGGAGCATCCCGGTTTAATCCGTTTGGATAAAATGCAACTCATAATAAGTAAAGGTAAAATCCGCGTATTTGAAGTAAATTGCCCATTACAAATATGCAAAAATACCGGCTGGATTTCCGAACCAAACCAGATTATTGTCTGTGTCCCGAACAAAATTCTCGTTGAAATTACAGGTCAGGCGGCTGACTCCGCTTATCATGGAATAACAAAATAAAATGACTGACATAACCCATCCGCGAATCTCGATAAAATCCAACTATCTTATAGCTTTTTTTATCGCCTGGGCCAGCGTATTGCAAATGCTTGAGTATCTTTTTCCCAATCCTTTTCCGGGCGTCAGGCTTGGCCTGGCTAATATGGTAACACTTGTAGTGCTTGTGCAGCTGGGGTTTAGCACAGCCCTGGAGGTTGCAGTCCTGCGGGTACTCATCAGCTCCTTGCTTCTGGGGTCTTTTCTCGCGCCGGGATTCATGTTAAGCCTCTGCGCGGCAATCGGCAGTACTTTGATAATGGGTATTGTCTATCAGAGCCTGATCAGATATAACCCTTTAAAAATGAGCCTCATGACTATCAGCCAATTTGGAGCTTTATCTCATAACCTTATCCAGCTATCTCTGGTTTACCTGCTGCTTATACATCATCCGGGAATATTTTTACTAACACCGTGGTTAATGCTCAGCGGAGTTATTATGGGCATATTAACCGGAATAATCGCGATTAATTTGAATAAACGTTTCGATTCGGAAGAAAACCTTTCGTTTTCAGACATAGAATACAATCTGGATATACTCAGGCAGGCCCAGCCATCTGATAAACAAAAAAAAGATTACAAAATTTGGGGACTAAACATAAATCCCGGGATAAAGTTTCTGCTTACTCTGGCTTTTTCTTTTATTATAATTTATTTCCCCAGTATAAAATTTTATTCTGTAGCCTTGGCCTTCTGTCTGGTACTGACCTTAGGTTATCGTTTGTCTGTTAAAAAAATCAGCGCCGATGTCAGGAAAATGTTGGTATTTATAGTGTTAGCTT
Proteins encoded in this region:
- a CDS encoding FAD:protein FMN transferase; its protein translation is MKKNIVIICLTLILLFLLALYLRTITNPELQKKTQILMDTYCTITVPGGPESIAAIDKAFARMREVDQKFSIGNSLNAISAFNERNIPIDDAEIANVVRVAIKYSEIMDGAFDITIEPLVRLWGFYGEEAQHVPDIREIQKRLPLVNYHFLKVGGNIVIKTIPGVGVDFGGIAKGYAVQQAVKVLREQGIKSALIDAGGQIYTLGLYQGKEWKIGVKHPRNEGVMSGLKISDMSAATSGDYQRFFIEKGVRYCHLINPRTGFPGSDIIGITVIHPDPMIADVLSKSFILGKDKALKLINSIPEADCILMTNTNEIYYSDKIKKRLLKLNTITH
- a CDS encoding NusG domain II-containing protein, which gives rise to MMQNNKNFFYNISFSDLVLAALIVFIALYLLTGQITLFGTHHKTVRIYEQGKLIKETDLEHPGLIRLDKMQLIISKGKIRVFEVNCPLQICKNTGWISEPNQIIVCVPNKILVEITGQAADSAYHGITK
- a CDS encoding Gx transporter family protein, whose protein sequence is MTDITHPRISIKSNYLIAFFIAWASVLQMLEYLFPNPFPGVRLGLANMVTLVVLVQLGFSTALEVAVLRVLISSLLLGSFLAPGFMLSLCAAIGSTLIMGIVYQSLIRYNPLKMSLMTISQFGALSHNLIQLSLVYLLLIHHPGIFLLTPWLMLSGVIMGILTGIIAINLNKRFDSEENLSFSDIEYNLDILRQAQPSDKQKKDYKIWGLNINPGIKFLLTLAFSFIIIYFPSIKFYSVALAFCLVLTLGYRLSVKKISADVRKMLVFIVLAFLVPTLFTGQGNTILNLYFLKLTSTGVRAGVIFAGRIILLLIISSIFMRTSNIRNFGKIIKRALSPLECLGISINRWAELISLSWLLIPDYMNITFSYFKKNIVRDKNFTNLINVLTCLIFSTLNKKNSTILPDEIKEPGQEKGT